A single window of Sphingobacteriales bacterium DNA harbors:
- the rnr gene encoding ribonuclease R, with the protein MRNKKRATPKSTSPQQLREAIRQVFKKYPTEGWTFRQLIKQVALPQVSKADIANILQAMTLKGEIFATDDSRFYVNIHKNRQAQMFQQTLKNNTKAGSKNANLLEGIIEVTQNGNAFLTVEGLERDIFISSSKVLNALDGDRVRARLLPQRRNSDRREGEIVEVVQRKSRLYPATLRVFRSKTIAIPDNLRIPYDFIIPADKVNQAKNNDKVAVQLLEFAPQQKKPTAEVVQVLGNKISPHFAKMEAILITHNFPLAFPPEVMEFADNIQVRLDEQEIENRVDFRDITTFTIDPADAKDFDDALSIQRLENGNWEIGVHIADVSYYCPEGSALDAEAYERATSVYLVDRVLPMFPEKLSNEVCSLRPHEDKFCFSAIFEMNTNAQVLRTHFSRTVIHSQRRFTYEEAQAIIEGGEGDLASELRTFDALAAKLRKRRFKAGSISFETPEVKFKLDEKGKPIDVYLKERKDAHMLIEDFMLLANRAVAEFFMQQKEKNKNAQQTLGVFRNHALPDEEKLEKFALMAARFGYRVDASSPQRIAQSLNKLFEQVKGKPEQYLLENLGVRTMAKADYGVENIGHYGLAFDDYTHFTSPIRRYPDVLVHRILWKLLHKQTLPNAKDLAEQTKHCSLQERNAAQAERDSVKYKQVEYLTSRIGQEYDGVISGIMNYGMFVMLEANYCEGLVPIESLTDDQYYHDEREMALVGVRRKRIYRLGSRVRVRVMSADLESVRSEFELLEKKNTKGA; encoded by the coding sequence ATGAGAAATAAAAAAAGAGCGACTCCTAAATCTACCTCTCCGCAACAATTGCGCGAAGCCATACGACAAGTTTTTAAAAAATACCCTACCGAAGGCTGGACATTTCGCCAACTTATCAAGCAAGTTGCTTTGCCCCAAGTATCCAAAGCCGATATTGCCAATATATTGCAGGCGATGACACTAAAAGGCGAAATATTTGCTACAGATGACAGCCGTTTTTATGTCAATATTCATAAGAACCGTCAGGCACAAATGTTTCAGCAAACCCTGAAAAACAATACCAAAGCAGGCTCTAAAAATGCTAATCTTTTAGAGGGAATCATAGAAGTTACACAAAACGGCAATGCTTTTTTGACGGTAGAGGGATTAGAAAGAGATATATTTATTTCTTCTTCCAAAGTACTCAACGCCCTTGATGGCGACCGCGTGCGTGCCCGTTTGTTGCCACAACGCCGCAACAGCGACCGCCGCGAAGGAGAAATTGTGGAAGTGGTGCAGCGCAAAAGCAGATTGTATCCCGCCACTTTGCGCGTATTCCGCAGCAAAACCATCGCCATACCCGATAATCTGCGTATTCCCTACGATTTTATTATTCCGGCAGACAAAGTAAATCAAGCCAAAAACAACGACAAAGTAGCCGTTCAGCTCCTTGAATTTGCACCGCAACAAAAGAAACCCACCGCCGAAGTGGTGCAAGTGCTGGGCAATAAAATATCGCCGCATTTTGCCAAAATGGAGGCTATCCTCATTACACATAATTTTCCGCTTGCTTTTCCGCCCGAAGTGATGGAATTTGCCGACAATATTCAGGTGCGCTTAGATGAGCAGGAAATAGAAAACCGTGTGGATTTCAGAGATATTACCACTTTTACCATTGATCCCGCCGATGCCAAAGATTTTGATGATGCCCTCTCTATCCAACGTCTCGAAAACGGCAACTGGGAAATAGGCGTACACATCGCTGATGTATCGTATTATTGTCCCGAAGGCTCTGCTTTGGATGCCGAAGCCTACGAGCGTGCCACTTCGGTGTATTTGGTGGACAGGGTGCTGCCGATGTTTCCCGAAAAACTATCCAACGAAGTATGTTCGCTGCGCCCGCACGAAGACAAATTTTGTTTTTCCGCCATTTTTGAAATGAATACCAATGCACAAGTACTGCGCACCCATTTTTCGCGCACGGTTATTCATTCACAAAGGCGTTTTACTTACGAAGAAGCACAGGCAATTATAGAAGGCGGCGAAGGCGATTTGGCTTCTGAATTGCGCACCTTTGATGCTTTAGCTGCTAAATTGCGCAAACGCCGCTTCAAGGCGGGTTCTATTTCTTTTGAAACCCCCGAAGTAAAATTTAAATTGGACGAAAAAGGAAAACCGATTGATGTGTATTTGAAAGAGCGCAAAGATGCACACATGCTCATTGAAGATTTTATGTTGCTCGCCAATCGCGCGGTGGCGGAATTTTTTATGCAGCAAAAAGAAAAAAATAAAAATGCGCAGCAAACTCTGGGTGTATTTCGCAACCACGCCCTGCCCGATGAAGAAAAATTGGAAAAATTTGCGCTGATGGCGGCGCGTTTCGGCTACCGTGTAGATGCAAGCAGCCCACAGCGTATTGCACAATCGCTCAATAAATTATTTGAACAGGTAAAAGGGAAACCCGAACAATATCTATTGGAAAATTTAGGAGTGCGTACCATGGCAAAAGCAGATTATGGCGTAGAAAATATCGGTCATTACGGATTAGCTTTTGATGATTATACCCATTTTACTTCGCCCATACGCCGCTATCCTGATGTGTTGGTGCATCGTATTTTGTGGAAATTATTGCACAAACAAACTTTGCCCAACGCCAAAGACCTCGCCGAGCAAACCAAACATTGCTCCTTGCAGGAGCGCAACGCCGCACAAGCCGAGCGCGATTCGGTAAAATACAAACAGGTAGAATACCTCACTTCGCGCATCGGACAAGAGTATGACGGCGTAATTTCGGGGATTATGAACTACGGTATGT
- a CDS encoding oligosaccharide flippase family protein, producing the protein MSQTNTPSRSLNAFFYFAGQIINIVVSILFAPFLARTLPLHDYGLYGQAVMIGETFAVLASYGFLQHVNFMMQHYAHRQAAAYFNMKWAAVIAGGACMLLWWLLAVILYLQGNTELAVLNWVYSPSVLLQTINYVLVGMLFFQGMMRQTMRVFITTNVLRIVLVFISIYFFSSLNGVFLVLVALRLLECVWFLSLLPASFKRAAAFSPKIVAHSLRTALPLGVASLLQLLPLYVMSFWVSYWWGTEQYALFRAGAMEVFFVSYFSNAVNTSLGPDIAAKIKAEQYAAAIALKKRGYMQAALLAYPIIIWCLFFAKYLIPLYLGTAFQASVFIFIVFNFILFIRLWDFNDILIALHKSSRIMAVYALIVAMVSVAGYFAVQHYALKGAIITVTLANGIALIILLLSVAAHTGIALYFFADIKKLSFLIFIALLLSWVSLQINYQYSENFYMIFLSFFIYISLIYVFLLKIRWLDITMYRQVIEKFPKGKKIYHFLLNI; encoded by the coding sequence ATGTCTCAAACAAATACGCCTTCGCGCTCGCTGAATGCTTTTTTCTATTTTGCGGGTCAGATAATAAACATTGTTGTCAGTATTTTGTTCGCGCCGTTTTTGGCACGCACGCTCCCTTTGCACGACTACGGTTTGTATGGGCAAGCGGTGATGATAGGCGAAACTTTTGCGGTGCTGGCTTCTTACGGTTTTTTGCAGCATGTCAATTTTATGATGCAACACTACGCCCATCGGCAAGCCGCCGCTTATTTTAATATGAAATGGGCAGCTGTTATAGCGGGCGGTGCTTGTATGCTGCTGTGGTGGCTGTTGGCTGTTATTTTGTACCTGCAAGGCAATACAGAGTTGGCGGTACTCAATTGGGTTTATTCGCCATCGGTATTATTGCAAACCATCAATTATGTGCTGGTGGGTATGTTGTTTTTTCAGGGAATGATGCGCCAAACGATGCGCGTGTTTATTACCACCAATGTGCTGCGCATTGTGCTGGTATTTATCAGTATATATTTTTTCAGCAGCTTAAATGGTGTTTTTTTGGTGTTGGTAGCTTTGCGGCTTTTGGAGTGTGTGTGGTTTTTGAGTTTGTTGCCCGCTTCTTTCAAAAGGGCGGCGGCTTTTTCGCCGAAGATAGTGGCTCATTCGCTGCGCACCGCCCTGCCTTTGGGTGTAGCTTCTTTGTTGCAGCTGCTGCCTTTGTATGTGATGAGTTTTTGGGTGAGCTATTGGTGGGGTACGGAGCAATACGCACTCTTTCGGGCAGGAGCGATGGAGGTGTTTTTTGTTTCGTATTTTTCCAACGCCGTCAATACTTCGCTGGGACCCGACATCGCCGCCAAAATCAAAGCAGAGCAATACGCCGCCGCCATCGCACTGAAAAAGCGCGGCTACATGCAGGCGGCTCTCCTCGCCTACCCTATTATTATATGGTGTTTATTTTTTGCAAAATATTTGATCCCTTTATATTTGGGCACTGCTTTTCAGGCTTCGGTTTTTATATTCATTGTGTTCAATTTTATTCTTTTTATCAGGCTTTGGGATTTTAATGATATATTAATTGCCTTACACAAAAGTTCGCGGATTATGGCGGTGTATGCCCTGATAGTGGCGATGGTGAGCGTGGCGGGATATTTTGCAGTACAGCACTACGCACTCAAAGGAGCTATTATCACAGTAACACTTGCCAACGGCATTGCTTTAATCATACTTTTATTATCAGTAGCGGCTCATACGGGCATTGCGCTGTATTTTTTTGCAGATATTAAAAAACTTTCATTTCTGATATTCATCGCATTGCTGCTTTCTTGGGTTTCTTTGCAGATTAATTACCAGTATTCTGAAAATTTTTATATGATATTTTTATCCTTTTTCATCTACATATCTTTAATTTATGTATTTTTGTTAAAAATCCGTTGGTTAGATATTACGATGTACCGACAAGTGATTGAAAAATTTCCGAAAGGAAAAAAAATATATCACTTTCTATTAAACATATAA
- a CDS encoding T9SS type A sorting domain-containing protein: protein MKKLFLHNSLFTLLSIAASHSLVTAQTCVGTATLTVSIAPCTCPASLNFVNGSNDYISGNNVENESSGNITATNVINAGATIVYDCGITSYVRLNPGFWAKSGSFFRAYPDGCGGVLKPTDTAEPILSEVPAVAKTQNPAAETPTTAALSAFPNPAHDEVNISITVQEAGTALVQLFDIQGKLTREIFSGNTEAGIHQFQVPLKSLPSGVYVVRYVQENIVKNLKLIVQQP, encoded by the coding sequence ATGAAAAAATTATTTTTACATAATAGTTTATTTACTTTATTGAGTATTGCTGCCAGCCATTCTTTAGTGACAGCACAAACCTGTGTAGGCACTGCCACGCTCACTGTAAGCATTGCGCCCTGCACCTGCCCTGCCAGCCTCAACTTTGTGAATGGCTCCAACGATTATATCAGTGGCAACAATGTAGAAAATGAATCTTCGGGCAATATCACGGCAACCAACGTTATCAATGCCGGAGCTACTATCGTTTATGATTGCGGCATTACTTCCTATGTGCGCCTCAATCCGGGGTTCTGGGCAAAATCCGGCAGTTTTTTCCGTGCCTATCCCGATGGTTGCGGCGGTGTGCTCAAACCCACCGATACCGCCGAACCAATTTTGAGTGAAGTGCCTGCCGTCGCCAAAACACAAAACCCTGCCGCCGAAACACCAACAACTGCCGCCTTGTCTGCCTTCCCCAACCCCGCCCACGATGAAGTAAACATCAGCATTACGGTGCAGGAGGCGGGTACTGCTTTGGTGCAACTCTTCGATATACAAGGAAAACTGACACGCGAAATATTTTCGGGCAATACAGAAGCCGGCATACATCAGTTTCAAGTACCCCTCAAATCGCTGCCTTCGGGTGTGTATGTAGTGCGCTATGTACAGGAAAATATTGTTAAAAACCTGAAATTGATAGTGCAGCAGCCTTAA
- a CDS encoding DUF58 domain-containing protein, with protein sequence MNTNFVTLNELHQFDSLELLARQVVEGFMIGLHKSPFHGFSVEFAEHRLYNIGDSLKNVDWKVYARTDKVFVKRYEEETNLRCQLVIDCSSSMFYPENPEQPHLKPINKFRFSAAAAAAVMHLLKKQRDAVGLSLFSDEVEAHTPCKSTTIHHNLLISTLERYLEKPPTQRKTSAAKCLHEIADNIHKRSLVLIFSDMLDEGTENEALFAALQHLKYNKHEVVLFHVVDGKHEIEFEFENRPYRFIDMENGEEVRLQPNQVRGFYVEQMEKFKKNLQLKCAQYRIDFVEADINKDFTQVLLPYLSKRTKLA encoded by the coding sequence ATGAATACCAATTTCGTCACCCTCAACGAACTGCACCAATTTGACAGCCTCGAACTGCTTGCCCGTCAGGTAGTGGAAGGATTTATGATAGGTTTGCACAAAAGCCCTTTTCACGGTTTTTCGGTGGAATTTGCCGAGCATCGTCTGTATAATATCGGCGATTCGCTCAAAAATGTAGACTGGAAAGTGTATGCCCGCACCGATAAAGTATTTGTAAAACGCTACGAAGAAGAAACCAATTTGCGTTGCCAGTTGGTGATAGATTGCTCCTCTTCTATGTTTTATCCCGAAAATCCCGAGCAGCCGCATTTGAAACCCATCAATAAATTTCGTTTTTCGGCGGCGGCGGCGGCGGCGGTGATGCACCTGCTCAAAAAACAACGCGATGCGGTGGGCTTGTCTTTGTTTTCGGACGAAGTGGAGGCACATACGCCCTGCAAGTCTACGACCATACACCACAATTTGCTCATAAGTACCTTGGAGCGATATTTGGAGAAGCCGCCCACACAGCGAAAAACATCAGCCGCCAAATGCCTGCACGAAATAGCCGATAATATCCACAAACGCTCTTTGGTACTCATTTTTAGCGATATGCTCGATGAAGGTACTGAAAATGAAGCCTTATTTGCGGCTTTGCAGCATTTGAAATACAACAAACACGAAGTAGTGCTTTTTCATGTAGTAGATGGCAAGCACGAAATAGAGTTTGAATTTGAAAACCGTCCTTATCGTTTTATTGATATGGAAAACGGCGAAGAAGTGCGTCTGCAACCCAATCAGGTGCGAGGTTTTTATGTGGAGCAAATGGAAAAATTTAAGAAAAATCTACAGCTCAAATGTGCGCAATATCGTATAGACTTTGTAGAAGCCGACATCAATAAGGATTTTACACAAGTGTTGTTGCCATATCTGTCCAAGCGTACTAAATTGGCATAA